The following is a genomic window from Amaranthus tricolor cultivar Red isolate AtriRed21 chromosome 10, ASM2621246v1, whole genome shotgun sequence.
TATAGAACTTGATTTTAAGATGTAACTGATTCCGTTTGGACTAAATTTACTGTTCAGCCTTTCAGTTAATTTGTACGAGTATGCGTAACTTTTACAATATACTATAGGTTTTCTATTgccttgagatatatttagagGGTAAACTCATGAGAGTTAAGGGATTGGGGATCAAGGTGAATGCATTTGCTTGATGTTCGAGGCATATGATTCAAAATAATGGCTTGATCCTAGAATTGAGCTTTTACTTTCTTCCTATTAAATTGCACTTTTCATTGGATGATGGAATATAAATTTATAGTCAGAGGGATAAAAATGGATGAGATGAAAGAGAAGAAATAGTGCAATGTGtgtaaaattaaatgaaaatccGTGCATTTTCACCGGGATAGAGGAAGTAATACTTTCAATTTTGATgttgattgaatttgttttaatataacTGCCAATGAGAACTTGGTGTTGCAttgtaatatttttcaaaaatttggtACGGCTTGTTGTGAAGATATAGTGCTTTCTTTATTGAGATTCATGTTGTTGATTCCTCTTTGCATGGCAGGCTCGAGGTATGCCGTTTCAGTGGTGCAAAGATATACCCTGGAAAAGGTATCAGGTTTGTTCGTGGGGACTCTCAGGTAAGCAAAGTTGCCTTTGTTACATATTTGTCCTGGTTtacaacaaatatttttcaaaaacttACTAATGATGTGATGTGATGTTTTCATTTGAAGGTCTTCCTCTTTGCTAACTCTAAATGCAAGAGGTATTTCCACAATCGACTCAAGCCATCTAAGCTTTGCTGGACTGCTGTGTACCGGAAGCAGCACAAGAAGGTTGGTTTCTGTTTGTTGATAATGAATTTCTTCGTCATTTATGCTTAAATGTCATAGTTTCACTCCTGCATGCTACGTTTTGTTACGAATATTGGAGTTATAGAAATTCCATGTCGTTATGTTAGATTTATCTAATTTGACTAAAGAATGAACTTTCTTGTCATCTTATTTTAACTGAATAACCATGATCCTGTTTGTACATAATTGTCATTTCTGAAAATAAAGGAGAAGGACCAATTGATGttggatttatatttttagttgtttcTTCTGTGCAAACTCTTTGAAACTTATCAGAtagtatataaatttaaatgtcTATAACCCATTTCTAAATCATTGTCAATGATGTAACTAGGATCGCTAATGATGTTTAAATTTTTGTTCATTTGCAGGATATATCTGCTGAAGCGGTGAAGAAGAGGAGAAGAACAACCAAGAAGCCATACTCTAGGTCGATCGTTGGTGCTACATTGGAGGTGATTCAAAAGAAGAGAAGCGAGAAGCCAGAAGTCAGAGATGCTGCAAGGGAGGCTGCTCTTCGGTAAATTTACACctaccttatttatttaaatgacATTGATTGATAATGTCATTTTATGGTTCTTGCTTGACCGATTTTGAATTGCAGTGAAATTAAAGAAAGGATAAAGAAAACTAAGGATGAGAAGAGGGCAAAGAAGGCTGAGGTGACCGCCAAGGCACAGAAGGTTACTGGAAAAACAAAGGGTGCAGCACCCAAGGGTCCCAAGCTTGGAGGTGGAGGTGGAAAACGATGAACTGCTCATCTCATCTAGCATTAGCTTTGCAGTCGTTCAAAGAGGAAAGTGCAGTTTTGTGTTTGAATATGTTTGGAATTAAACGTTTCATATTTGCTATTGATATCTATGAATTTTGAGATTTGTTTCTGTTGTGAAAGATTTATATCTTTTAGTccatctaaatctgtgttttaTTTTGTGCTACAAATTATTGCTGCTTTTTTGCAGCTAATAGCAAATTCTTtggatactttttttttttgccttccCAGTTTAATCTTTGAATATTGTGGAGCCACATTAGAAAGGTGCATCAggttaagattttattttattattcttatgatGTTGCATCAAATTTTAACATTAATGCAACATTTGTATGATATAGAAATACATTATATAATTTACTTAGTTCATAAGTGgttcaattaataaaaacattcttataaatataaatacgtAAGAAATAATAAGACcaatataaaaatgtaataCACTTAAAATTTGAAGTCTTTCTTAATTGTTGCTATCagttaattatttatataagaaATTGAAATGGAAAAATTAGGCAAATAAAACGGCATGTAATATTTGGTAAAATCCAACAACACTAAACTAATGCACAATGCTTCGAGTGAGTAATAGGCATTTTCTCAAAATGCAATTTTTAAGTTTGGTTCGGCGACTCTCGTTAAATTGTACTCCTTAGCTAATAATCATTTGGTACATCTTCCAATAGGAATGACAATACAGTTCGAATCCACCTCTGAATAGACCCGATCTGAGAAATTAAATTCGATTTGAGTCCGAGAAAATAGTATCAGACTCTAATGTGCTCGTTGTCGAGCACTTTATGACTCTATTTTATTGTCATGTCTCGCGTTTTTAATCGTTATTATGCATATTACGTGTGGTTTTACGTTGTTCTTGCCTTTGCAAACAAATTCTTAGGGCCATATTGGGCATTCAAACCCTCGTTGTTTAGAGGCTATTTATACCCTAATTTCTGAAGAAATCCCTATGCCTATTGTCACCAGCAGTAGGACATCAAaccctttattttttattttttttagtttataccCTAGTATAGATTTATGCTTTACatttaagcttttatttttttattttaaatctcTACATTCAAGTTTTTTagtctttcatttcaaatattgttttggattAAAGCTTTCCTATCATTCAAGCACTTCAATTTATGTAAGCTTCTActtctttattgctttcatttattgctttgtttgatttcattgttt
Proteins encoded in this region:
- the LOC130826166 gene encoding 60S ribosomal protein L24-like — protein: MVVKLEVCRFSGAKIYPGKGIRFVRGDSQVFLFANSKCKRYFHNRLKPSKLCWTAVYRKQHKKDISAEAVKKRRRTTKKPYSRSIVGATLEVIQKKRSEKPEVRDAAREAALREIKERIKKTKDEKRAKKAEVTAKAQKVTGKTKGAAPKGPKLGGGGGKR